In Gemmobacter sp., a single genomic region encodes these proteins:
- a CDS encoding flavin-dependent oxidoreductase — MRSGPMKVIIAGAGIGGLAAALSLHKQGIACEIYEKVPELLQLGVGLTLLPHAMTELDALGLVPALDRVAVRTEHLYYRTRHGQNVWDEPRGLKAGYKVPQFSIHRADLQQVLLNAIRERLPAGALTLDAAFEDVTEHQDGIVARFRKADGSSLEVDGDILIGADGIHSAVRSKFVQDEGKPRWSGLMLWRGSVDWPRFMDGRSIIISGGTDCKFILYPIGPGKTPATQLMNWAAVIRQAAPGGLPPAREEWNREARHEDLRALLSRFTVPEADIAAMVAATPMFWEFPMCDRDPLPRWSFGRVSLLGDAAHAMYPFGANGAAQAILDGRALADVLGAGATGAEAMQLYQAERLPKANDVVARNRNGGPERVIDEVEARAPDPFADIDAVLPRADRETIVRGYSRLAGFAAEQLERT; from the coding sequence ATGAGGAGCGGCCCGATGAAAGTCATCATTGCAGGCGCGGGTATCGGTGGTCTGGCTGCCGCCCTGAGCCTTCACAAGCAAGGAATCGCCTGCGAGATCTACGAGAAAGTGCCAGAGTTGTTGCAACTGGGTGTCGGCTTGACTCTGTTGCCTCATGCGATGACCGAACTCGACGCGCTTGGCTTGGTGCCGGCACTCGACCGCGTGGCGGTGCGGACCGAACATCTGTACTATCGCACCCGGCACGGCCAGAACGTGTGGGACGAACCGCGCGGGCTGAAGGCGGGCTACAAGGTGCCGCAGTTCTCGATCCACCGGGCAGATCTGCAACAGGTTCTGCTGAACGCCATCCGGGAACGTCTGCCTGCCGGCGCATTGACACTGGATGCCGCGTTCGAGGACGTGACAGAACATCAGGACGGTATCGTTGCCCGGTTCCGCAAGGCCGATGGCAGCAGTCTGGAGGTCGACGGCGATATTCTGATCGGGGCCGATGGCATTCATTCGGCAGTACGCAGCAAGTTCGTGCAGGACGAAGGGAAGCCACGCTGGAGCGGCCTGATGCTATGGCGTGGGTCGGTGGATTGGCCCCGGTTCATGGATGGTCGCAGCATCATCATTTCCGGCGGAACCGACTGCAAGTTCATCCTGTATCCGATTGGTCCTGGCAAGACGCCTGCCACCCAGCTGATGAACTGGGCGGCTGTCATCCGCCAGGCCGCGCCGGGTGGCCTGCCCCCTGCACGCGAGGAATGGAACCGCGAGGCTCGGCATGAAGATCTCAGGGCGCTGTTGTCGCGGTTCACAGTGCCGGAGGCCGATATAGCGGCGATGGTGGCCGCGACACCGATGTTCTGGGAGTTTCCCATGTGTGACCGCGATCCGTTGCCACGGTGGAGCTTTGGCCGGGTATCGCTGCTGGGTGATGCTGCCCATGCCATGTACCCTTTTGGCGCGAACGGGGCAGCGCAGGCCATCCTCGACGGCCGGGCGCTGGCCGATGTGCTGGGGGCTGGCGCGACCGGCGCCGAGGCGATGCAGCTGTATCAGGCCGAGCGCCTGCCCAAGGCCAATGATGTCGTGGCCCGCAACCGCAACGGCGGCCCCGAACGGGTGATCGACGAAGTTGAGGCCCGGGCACCGGATCCGTTTGCCGATATTGACGCCGTTTTGCCGCGGGCCGACCGCGAGACCATCGTGCGCGGGTATTCGCGCCTGGCCGGGTTTGCCGCGGAACAGTTGGAACGGACGTGA